The Clostridia bacterium DNA window TAGCCGAGTTCGTCGGCCCTGAGAGTGTCACGGCCTGCGGTGGCGTACCAGTGGTGAAGGACCAGATGGCGGAATCCGGTGCTGTCCCGCCGGCGTTCTTCGCAACGACCTTCCAGAAATAGGCCGTGCCTGCACTGAGAGAGGACGCCGTGTAGCTTGTTCCTCCGAGGTTGCTCGCTATCAACGAGGGCGGATTGCTGGTCCCTAAGTACAAGTCGTAAGCGGTAGCTCCGGCGGCTGGCGACCACGTTAGTGTCGGCGAAAGAAGCTGATGCGTTGCGACGTCCGTCGGCGCCGCCAGCGATACGGCCGAAGGCGGTGGAGGGACGGTAGTGAACGTCCAGGTAGCAGAATCGGGAGAGGCACCGCCAGGATTCTTCGCGACTACTTTCCAGTAGTAGAGCGTCTCGCTGCTCAGAGCAGTGCCTGGTGTATAGCTCGTCCCGGAGATGTTGCTGGCCACTAGCGCCGGAGGATTGCTGCTCCCCAAGTACATGTCGTAGGATGTCGCACCAGCGGCAGCTGCCCAGGTCAAAGTTGGAGAGACGGGCTGCGCAGTTGCTCCGTTTGCAGGCGCTGACAGCGATACGGCCGCTGGGGCGGGCGGCACCGTCGTGAACGACCATGTTGCCGAGTCGGGAGACGAGCCACCGCTGTTCTTCGCAACGACCTTCCAGTAGTACACCGCGCTGGTCCCCAGAGCAGGACTTGGAGTGTAACTCGTTCCTACTACATTGGCTGCGGCCAGCGCCGGTGGATTGCTCGTGCCGAGATACACGTCATACGAGGTCGCTTCCGCAACGCCCGACCATTCCAGGGTGGGTGAGAGTGCCTGGGCCGTGGCCCCGTTCGCAGGCGTCGCAAGCGACACGGCTGGCGGCGGCGGAGGCACCGTGGTGAAGGACCATGTGGCCGAATCGGGCGAGGAACCGCCGCTGTTCTTCGCGACCACCTTCCAGTAATAGAGCGTGCTGGTGCCAAGAGTGGAACCTGGTGTGTAACTCGTACCTGCCACGTTGCTCGCCGCCGGAGCCGGCGGATTGCTGGCCCCCAGGTACACGTCATATCCCGTTGCGCCCGTGACTGGCGCCCAAACCAGTGTTGGCACGAGAGCCTGCCCCGTTGCCCCGTTGCCTGGCCCAGAAAGCGATGCAGCCGGTGGCGGTGGAGGTGGGGCGATTGTGATCGAGAGGCCCCTGTCAGCTATCTGCGCAGTTGGCGAAGTCGAATCCGTTGCCCGGAATGTCACGCTGGACGTTCCGGCTGTTGTGGGTGTCCCGGTGATCGCGCCGCTGCCTGCATTCAAGGTCAGTCCCACTGGAAGAGCACCCCCGATAATCGCCCAACCATAGGGAGCCGTACCGCCGCTGGCAGACAGCGCCTGAGAGTACGCACTCGAAACCTGACCATTTGGCAGTGAGACGGTCGAGATGCTGAGCGCTGAAACGATGGTGATCGCGAGCGCCTTAGTTGTCGTCTGGGGAGTGGGTGATGTAGAGTCGGTTGCCAGAACGGTGAAGTTCCAGGTCCCCGATCCGGTCGGTGTGCCGCTGATCGCCCCATTCGCGGCGAGGGATAGACCACTTGGCAATGACCCGCTGGCGAGGCTCCAGGTATACCCGGGAGTACCGCCGGTCGCGTTTAGCGTTTGCGAGTATGCCGTTCCTGCAGTTCCCCCCGACAGCGCGGACGTGGTGATGCTCAGGGCCGAAACGACGCTGATCGTGAGGTTCTGAGTTGCGGTCTGCGGCGTCGGCGTCATTGAATCGGTGGCCCGGACGGTGAAGCTCGCCGTGCCTGCCGCCGTCGGCGTGCCGCTGATCGTACCATTCGAGCCAAGGGATAGACCGCTCGGTAATGACCCGCTGGCAATGCTCCAGAGATACCCCGGAATGCCTCCCGCCGCGGCGAGCGTTTGCGAGTACGAAGACCCTACAATTCCTCCCGGGAGTGCGGTCGTGCTGATAGTCAGGGGCGCCACAACGGTAGTGGTCGCGTGCGGCCCGCTCCAGTTCGCGATCGCGCCGTTTAGGTCTTGCGCCCACAGATAGGCGTTAATCGGGTTCCGCGTGATCGCGTTCGGCCGAAACATCAGTCGGAGGTTCGCCGTCACGTCGGTACTGTTCGGATACGTGAAGTTGCTATTGGCAACGTCCACCTGGCACTGGCTATTGGTGAGGAAGTTGGCGGTGCCCATGACGTAGGCTGGACCCCAGTTACCACCAGCGTCATTATTTAACTGGATGGTATTGGTCCGGTGGTTGAATAGGAAGTAACAGGCATAGCTCCCGTCTACCCCGTAGTTCATTAAGAGGTGCCAGTAGTTGATGTTGGCGTGTCCGTCAGCATCGCCCACCCTGGCTGCAAGGTTGAACCAAGCGCCGTAAGGGACATTGGCCGGGATCCCGGAGACGCTCACCGTGGTGGGGGTAGCGTTGGCGTTATACGTCACCGACATGGAGGTGCTCGCCGTGAAATTCACAGAGTGGTAGTAGGAGGGCGCTCCCCACGGGTCGTAACAGGAGAGATACATTCTAATCGTGGTAGAACTCGTGCCAAACATCCCCAAATGCTGCATAGCAAATGTTTTGCTTGTAAGCGCGCCGTAGTCGTAGGCACCGTATATATCACCAGCGGAGAAGGCTTGGGCCGCAGTTGTGATGGGATTACTAGTGGTGGTCCAGAAATACGAGAGGTTGGCGTCAGAGAAGGCTCTGTCATCGACGTAGCCTGCATTAAGGCTACAGCCCGATGGATTGGTAAAGGTGCTGCCTCTGACTAGCGTGAAGGACGCTGATGTCACGGACCCAGCAGGATAGGGAGTTGCAAACCGGATCACTGGCTGGCTCTCTTCCCACGCAACCGGAAAACCTTCCTCGTTAAGCTGGTTGGCAAATTGTATCGCCGCCATGCCAGTAAAACCTGACCAGCGCAAGTTCGTCAGGGAATTCCTTACTCCACTCATCGTACCGAACGCAGACTTGTACACTGTGACCGTAGTAGACGGGTCGATGCGGTATGGCAGCGCAGCGGCGGGCAGAGCCGCATCGTTGCACGCGAACGACAGGGAGGTCGTGCCCACCGCCCAGGCGGCGCAGGGGTAGCGCACAGCGTCCGCGCCCACCATAACCGCACGACTGATCCGTAGCGGTGCGGTGCTGGTCACCCCGCCGTCGGCATCGACCGTTAGCGGGCGGCTGCTGCCGTAGGGATAGCTGAACGTCCGGTTGCCACGGGTGGAGATCGGCCCGCTCTCAAAGGTGTACCCTCGCTCGTCCACCAGCAAGGTCCACGGGAGCGAACCATGCGTGTAAGAGAACTGCATCCCAGCCTGGTAGTTCACTTTCGGGAAATCAAGCTCCAGCCAGTCCTGAACACCCGTGTCCGGGTCAACGTAATACTGGCCCAGGATGGTTGCGTTGCCGCTCGGCCGGACCAGGACCTCGACCCCGGTGCCTGTTAAATCCCAGCCTGACGGAATTTTACTCAACACGGGATGGACAGGCTTCCAGGCTCCCGCCGCGTCCTTGTAAGCGACAGCGGGGCCGGTGATCGCCAGACGTTGCCGCCCTGGTCTACTATTGCCGCCTGTGGCCCCAGGGGTTGGTGTAATTGCCGGTGCCTCATCCAGCGGCAAGTCGTACTCCACCCGTCCCGGGCCATGCCGTTCCGGCGCTTCCACGGCACCGGGGTGCTGCGCGAGTGCGCTCAGTGCAGCGCCAATGTGGTCGGCTACCTTATCGGCTGGCGCGCGGTCCACGCCGATGAGGCCACGCTGGGCAAACATCGCCGTCGCCGTCCAGGCGAGAAGTATGAGGTATCTCATGGTCAATATGCCGTCCTGTAAGTAATCGCCGCGTTGATCCGCTTCGCGGTGCCAGCCGTCGCCCACATCCCGACGAAGTACCCCACTGGAATCGAGGCGTAACTGTTCAGACCAGTGCCAGCGGTCCCGTTGCATGCCAGGGGGGCGTTCAGCATGTCGCCGCCGTCGTTGCGTCGCAGATGGATCACGGCATCCCCGGTATCGGCCCAGCAGGTGACGCTGGTGATGGTCGCGTTCGCGGCGCGTGGAGTGAAGACGCCCCACTGGACGACGCCGGTGGGTAGTGCGATGTAGTCGTCCACCCATGTCCAACTGGCGTCGCCGGTCCGGCGCGTTTGAAGATGGCCTGGGAGGCGTGCTCCGTGCTGGATTTGCGGTAGGAGCCATCGCCGTTATCGGTGATGAATCGGGAGATGGCTGGGCTCAGCCGCGCGAGGTGGAACATAGCACCGGGCTCTGTTCGCTTCCACTTGCGATCCTCGTCCTTGTAGATCAGATGGCGGCCGAACATCGCCACCCTCTCGCAGCCGTTCTGCGACACTCGAAAGTGCATAGCGCCAGGTCCGCGCTTCTCTTCCACCTCGCTTGCGCCGGGATGCTCTTTGAAAACCGCCGCGCTGGGGGACGGTCCGTGGTGGAGGGCCTTCCGGGCACGGTCTTCGAGCCCAAGCGGAACCTGAGCGGTCAAACTGAAAACGAACAGCAGTGCACAGAGAATTCGTCTCATAGTAGATACACCGCGCCCAATTGCCTGCGCGCCGCTATTCCCGATCCCTTGACAAGCACCCAATCAATACAGAGTCAGCTAAGGCGTTTTTGAGTCCTTGATGGTCAGGCTGACCACCTGTGGCTCCTGACCTTTGCTTCGCACTAATTGCATATGCTTCCCGTTGGGCTCGACTTCGGCACCCGCTTGATCGACAATCGTCGCCCCGCGCGCGACAACGTAGAGGGAAGCTGCGGCTTCGTCCGCCGGGACGAGGAGCTGATAGTCTCTCCCCTTCGCGTCCGTGCTCCGCATTTGCAGTGGTTGGAAGAGACGTCGGGGCGTGAAGACGCCCATCAGCACCTTGGGCCCGGATTGCTTGCCAGAGATAGTTTGCCCCAGAACCTTGCCCGGATCATCCAAGCGAACCTGCAGTGGAACTGCTTTCTTCATCACTACCCTGGCATCCGTGGCA harbors:
- a CDS encoding carboxypeptidase-like regulatory domain-containing protein is translated as MVVGDDGKPVAAIVSAIRDTLPAVGGRAKAAEDGAFMIPGLTAGVYTICAAVEDLGYLDPCIWSAHPLTVQVGEGDAATDARVVMKKAVPLQVRLDDPGKVLGQTISGKQSGPKVLMGVFTPRRLFQPLQMRSTDAKGRDYQLLVPADEAAASLYVVARGATIVDQAGAEVEPNGKHMQLVRSKGQEPQVVSLTIKDSKTP
- a CDS encoding putative Ig domain-containing protein, producing MRYLILLAWTATAMFAQRGLIGVDRAPADKVADHIGAALSALAQHPGAVEAPERHGPGRVEYDLPLDEAPAITPTPGATGGNSRPGRQRLAITGPAVAYKDAAGAWKPVHPVLSKIPSGWDLTGTGVEVLVRPSGNATILGQYYVDPDTGVQDWLELDFPKVNYQAGMQFSYTHGSLPWTLLVDERGYTFESGPISTRGNRTFSYPYGSSRPLTVDADGGVTSTAPLRISRAVMVGADAVRYPCAAWAVGTTSLSFACNDAALPAAALPYRIDPSTTVTVYKSAFGTMSGVRNSLTNLRWSGFTGMAAIQFANQLNEEGFPVAWEESQPVIRFATPYPAGSVTSASFTLVRGSTFTNPSGCSLNAGYVDDRAFSDANLSYFWTTTSNPITTAAQAFSAGDIYGAYDYGALTSKTFAMQHLGMFGTSSTTIRMYLSCYDPWGAPSYYHSVNFTASTSMSVTYNANATPTTVSVSGIPANVPYGAWFNLAARVGDADGHANINYWHLLMNYGVDGSYACYFLFNHRTNTIQLNNDAGGNWGPAYVMGTANFLTNSQCQVDVANSNFTYPNSTDVTANLRLMFRPNAITRNPINAYLWAQDLNGAIANWSGPHATTTVVAPLTISTTALPGGIVGSSYSQTLAAAGGIPGYLWSIASGSLPSGLSLGSNGTISGTPTAAGTASFTVRATDSMTPTPQTATQNLTISVVSALSITTSALSGGTAGTAYSQTLNATGGTPGYTWSLASGSLPSGLSLAANGAISGTPTGSGTWNFTVLATDSTSPTPQTTTKALAITIVSALSISTVSLPNGQVSSAYSQALSASGGTAPYGWAIIGGALPVGLTLNAGSGAITGTPTTAGTSSVTFRATDSTSPTAQIADRGLSITIAPPPPPPAASLSGPGNGATGQALVPTLVWAPVTGATGYDVYLGASNPPAPAASNVAGTSYTPGSTLGTSTLYYWKVVAKNSGGSSPDSATWSFTTVPPPPPAVSLATPANGATAQALSPTLEWSGVAEATSYDVYLGTSNPPALAAANVVGTSYTPSPALGTSAVYYWKVVAKNSGGSSPDSATWSFTTVPPAPAAVSLSAPANGATAQPVSPTLTWAAAAGATSYDMYLGSSNPPALVASNISGTSYTPGTALSSETLYYWKVVAKNPGGASPDSATWTFTTVPPPPSAVSLAAPTDVATHQLLSPTLTWSPAAGATAYDLYLGTSNPPSLIASNLGGTSYTASSLSAGTAYFWKVVAKNAGGTAPDSAIWSFTTGTPPQAVTLSGPTNSATDQALSPTLTWMPAVGATSYDVYLGASNPPALLASNVAGNRRMPVKA